The Petrocella atlantisensis genome has a window encoding:
- a CDS encoding EAL domain-containing protein: MKIKFSDFMNRKLSRLERASSKLFLKVSRYKTDGDGKIDLEHFRNEVFHKLVVLFITIGLFPICYGAYLFFQGNNFIAGILELSSYIIILILLLSNRITVLMKRYIFIICIYLLGLMLLFVVGPMGAGLLVIYSTFGLASCILSKRQNIFFIFISLFVFIVISVLLHFGLLDHLAIDRYRESWYIVAISVQSMGTLFVLIINNLFSNIEKQIEEIEKSAKLIEESERSKSILISNLPGMAYKSKCDKDWTMKFVSDGCFKLTGYAPDSLINNKDISFNHLITPKYRELVWNEWKRVLADRTSFKYEYEIIAASGEQKWVLELGEGVYDEKGQVEMLEGIILDISDRKEIENKLVYTNEHDRWTGLYNRDYLESYLEKDGKQNKKSKRALIVVNLTPLQSLTVNYGFHYIQSLMRKVVETLEAHKTDERLLFKTYENQFTFYLNNYKDTNELSDFSAMIAYDLKKLLITERVGGGIGIIEINQDNEVEVDLILRRLLIASERSISEYNEEFIPCFYNEDLEKLIIREEYIRQELVRIITDEVCDELFLQYQPILDLKTNSVCGFEALARLKTEKLGLVSPLEFISIAEKTKLIIPLGNIIIINAFNFLNKLSALGYETISISINISTPQLLQPDFTSNLFDLIREMHVNPQNIGIEITESIFASDHDYINKIISKLRDAGLHIAIDDFGTGYSSLAREKELNVNCLKMDKYFIDKLLEDDLDKSITGDIITMAHRLGHCAIAEGVEEEVQKQYLMAHGCDKIQGYLVSRPLDEEVAVEFLAKQERLNNSGCFSDRQY; this comes from the coding sequence GTGAAAATAAAATTCAGTGATTTTATGAATAGAAAATTATCCAGACTCGAAAGAGCATCTTCTAAGTTATTTCTGAAGGTATCACGTTATAAAACGGATGGGGATGGAAAAATAGACTTGGAACACTTCAGAAATGAAGTGTTTCATAAACTTGTTGTACTTTTTATTACCATTGGTCTATTTCCCATATGTTATGGAGCATACTTGTTTTTTCAGGGAAATAATTTCATAGCTGGTATTCTGGAGCTATCGTCATATATTATTATTTTAATACTACTTTTAAGCAATCGAATTACTGTTTTAATGAAGAGATATATTTTTATTATATGCATATACTTATTGGGTTTAATGCTACTATTTGTCGTAGGACCAATGGGAGCAGGATTGCTTGTAATATATTCAACATTTGGACTAGCGTCGTGCATACTGAGCAAAAGACAAAATATATTTTTCATCTTTATTAGCCTATTCGTATTTATAGTCATTTCAGTATTGCTTCATTTTGGTCTTTTAGATCATCTGGCAATAGATCGATACAGAGAATCATGGTATATTGTGGCCATATCAGTTCAATCCATGGGTACCTTATTTGTTTTGATTATTAACAATCTTTTTAGTAATATTGAAAAACAAATAGAAGAGATTGAGAAAAGTGCAAAGTTAATTGAAGAAAGCGAACGTAGTAAATCTATTCTAATTTCAAATCTTCCAGGTATGGCATACAAAAGCAAATGCGACAAAGATTGGACAATGAAATTTGTTTCTGACGGTTGTTTTAAGTTGACTGGATATGCACCTGATAGCCTCATTAACAATAAAGACATATCCTTCAATCATTTGATTACGCCCAAATATCGTGAATTAGTCTGGAATGAGTGGAAACGTGTCCTTGCAGATCGGACATCCTTCAAGTATGAATATGAAATCATAGCAGCTAGTGGAGAGCAAAAATGGGTCCTAGAGTTGGGCGAAGGTGTTTATGACGAAAAAGGTCAAGTAGAAATGCTAGAAGGAATCATTCTTGACATATCAGATCGGAAAGAAATAGAGAATAAGCTTGTTTACACGAACGAGCATGATCGATGGACAGGTTTATATAATCGCGATTACTTGGAGTCCTATCTTGAAAAGGATGGCAAGCAAAATAAAAAGTCAAAGAGGGCACTCATAGTTGTCAACTTAACGCCCCTACAATCGTTAACCGTAAATTATGGATTTCATTATATACAGAGCTTGATGAGAAAAGTTGTTGAAACCTTGGAGGCGCATAAAACAGACGAGCGTTTACTATTTAAAACTTATGAAAATCAATTTACTTTCTATCTGAATAATTACAAGGATACGAATGAGCTATCCGATTTCAGCGCAATGATTGCTTATGATTTAAAAAAGTTGCTGATAACAGAAAGAGTCGGTGGTGGAATTGGCATTATAGAAATTAATCAAGATAACGAAGTGGAAGTGGATCTAATACTAAGAAGGCTTCTGATTGCATCTGAAAGATCAATTAGTGAATATAACGAAGAATTTATCCCTTGCTTTTATAACGAGGATTTGGAAAAATTAATTATACGTGAGGAGTACATTAGACAAGAACTCGTAAGAATCATAACAGACGAAGTCTGCGATGAATTATTCTTGCAGTATCAGCCTATTTTAGATTTGAAAACAAATTCCGTCTGTGGCTTTGAAGCGCTTGCAAGATTAAAGACAGAAAAATTGGGTCTGGTTTCCCCTTTAGAGTTTATTTCGATAGCCGAGAAAACTAAGCTCATCATCCCGCTTGGAAATATAATTATCATTAATGCTTTTAATTTTCTAAACAAATTAAGTGCGCTTGGATATGAAACCATTAGTATTTCTATCAACATATCTACCCCACAGTTATTACAACCTGATTTTACGAGCAACTTATTCGACCTGATTAGGGAAATGCATGTGAACCCACAAAATATCGGCATTGAAATTACAGAGTCGATTTTTGCATCTGACCATGACTACATCAATAAGATTATTAGTAAGCTTAGGGACGCAGGTCTTCATATAGCCATAGACGATTTCGGGACAGGTTATTCATCCCTTGCAAGAGAAAAGGAGTTAAATGTAAACTGCCTGAAAATGGATAAGTATTTCATTGATAAATTATTAGAGGATGACCTTGATAAGTCCATAACCGGTGATATTATTACTATGGCTCATAGACTGGGGCACTGTGCAATCGCCGAAGGTGTAGAAGAGGAAGTACAGAAACAGTATTTAATGGCACATGGGTGTGACAAAATACAAGGCTATCTGGTCAGTAGACCCCTTGATGAAGAAGTGGCAGTTGAGTTCCTAGCGAAACAAGAAAGACTTAATAATAGTGGCTGTTTTAGTGACAGACAATATTAA
- a CDS encoding thermonuclease family protein, whose product MKMTGKILAITLLLLSLSFSGCAEEDVIEGLEEVQVDRVIDGDTIVVEGDIRVRLIGVDTPETVKANHIVELYGKEASAYTKDMLEGTYVYLEKDVSDVDQYGRALRYVFLEDGTLFNELLISEGYGKVVTYPPDVKYAERLMAAQVHARENNKGLWGLIIGNPNSMIYHMPDGKHYNEVTRPVFFETEEAAIAKGYRKSKD is encoded by the coding sequence ATGAAAATGACAGGTAAGATATTGGCTATAACATTACTATTGCTTTCGTTATCTTTTTCAGGTTGCGCTGAAGAAGATGTTATCGAAGGCCTTGAAGAGGTTCAAGTAGATAGGGTTATTGATGGTGATACCATTGTGGTCGAAGGGGATATAAGGGTTAGACTCATTGGCGTTGACACGCCTGAAACAGTCAAGGCGAATCATATAGTAGAGCTTTATGGCAAAGAAGCCAGTGCATACACGAAGGATATGCTTGAAGGTACGTATGTATATTTGGAAAAAGACGTTTCAGATGTGGACCAATACGGTAGAGCTTTACGCTATGTGTTCTTAGAAGACGGCACTCTATTTAATGAATTACTTATAAGTGAAGGGTATGGCAAGGTTGTTACCTATCCACCAGATGTAAAATATGCAGAGCGATTAATGGCAGCTCAAGTGCATGCAAGAGAAAACAATAAAGGTTTGTGGGGACTTATTATAGGTAATCCAAATTCAATGATTTATCATATGCCAGATGGGAAACACTATAATGAGGTCACAAGGCCTGTGTTTTTTGAGACAGAAGAAGCAGCTATTGCCAAGGGCTATAGAAAAAGTAAGGATTGA
- a CDS encoding GlsB/YeaQ/YmgE family stress response membrane protein — MPEVSNIIVWLILGGISGWIASMIVGKNRSMGIVKNIIVGIIGAFIGGWVAGLLNLGPATGLNIWSFIVSITGAVILLWIISLVSKNN; from the coding sequence ATGCCAGAAGTATCAAATATTATTGTATGGTTAATTTTAGGTGGTATATCCGGTTGGATTGCTAGTATGATAGTAGGAAAGAATAGAAGTATGGGTATCGTAAAGAATATTATCGTCGGCATCATCGGTGCTTTTATTGGTGGTTGGGTCGCAGGATTACTTAATCTAGGGCCAGCAACAGGACTAAATATCTGGAGTTTTATCGTTTCAATTACTGGAGCAGTAATATTACTTTGGATTATTAGTTTAGTAAGCAAGAATAATTAA
- a CDS encoding aminoglycoside N(3)-acetyltransferase, with product MELENRKLVLKQDIIESLKYVEIIKGDTVMVHASLSSMGFVCGGPQIVIEALLEAVGPEGTIMMPSQSWKNLDPVTGVHWEEPKAWWQAIRENWPAYDKKITPTNTMGAVAEMFRQWPGAFRSDHPARSVAAVGKNAEYLTKDHHLSNIFGEGSPVDKLYHLDGKVLLMGVGYDKSTSIHLADARAVYPSKHTITESSAIMLDGKREWVTYETLFVDGEDFEEIGIAFEKSHAFKQTYLGNTIIKSMSQKDLVDFAVEWIEANRE from the coding sequence ATGGAACTTGAAAATAGAAAACTCGTATTAAAACAAGATATTATTGAGAGTCTTAAATATGTTGAAATAATAAAAGGTGATACTGTCATGGTGCATGCTTCATTAAGCAGTATGGGTTTTGTATGTGGAGGACCTCAAATTGTGATAGAGGCATTATTAGAAGCAGTAGGACCTGAGGGTACAATTATGATGCCCTCACAGTCGTGGAAAAACCTTGATCCGGTAACGGGTGTTCACTGGGAAGAACCAAAAGCTTGGTGGCAAGCAATACGAGAAAATTGGCCAGCATATGATAAAAAAATCACACCAACAAATACGATGGGTGCTGTTGCGGAAATGTTTCGTCAATGGCCGGGCGCATTTAGAAGTGATCATCCTGCACGTTCAGTAGCAGCAGTAGGAAAAAATGCAGAGTACCTTACAAAAGATCATCATTTAAGCAATATCTTTGGTGAAGGTTCACCTGTTGATAAATTATACCATTTAGATGGAAAGGTATTGTTGATGGGTGTAGGTTATGATAAAAGTACATCTATTCATTTGGCAGATGCGAGAGCTGTATACCCTTCAAAGCATACCATAACAGAAAGCAGTGCGATTATGCTTGACGGAAAAAGAGAATGGGTTACGTATGAAACACTCTTTGTTGACGGTGAAGATTTTGAAGAGATAGGGATAGCCTTTGAAAAGAGTCATGCGTTTAAACAAACGTATCTTGGCAATACAATAATAAAGTCTATGAGCCAGAAGGATCTTGTTGATTTTGCCGTAGAGTGGATTGAAGCCAATAGAGAATAA
- a CDS encoding response regulator — translation MIKVLIADDQELIRHSLEIILKNISDIQVIDSVGDGKSVIRSIRKEKPDVILMDIRMPEMDGVQCTKIIKESYPNIKIIILTSFDDDDYILSALRDGASGYLLKGITIEELVDAIHKVHSGSAMINPNIAQKFIELYSEMAKNNQLVQVDKKAIHDVTEYEWNVIKHVAKGLSNKEIASKLKLSEGTVRNYLSNALYKLNLRDRTQLALWAVQTGKSEG, via the coding sequence GTGATAAAAGTACTTATTGCCGATGATCAAGAACTCATTCGACACAGTTTAGAAATCATACTGAAGAATATATCAGATATCCAAGTTATAGATTCGGTTGGAGACGGAAAAAGTGTAATTCGTTCCATACGAAAAGAGAAGCCGGACGTGATTCTAATGGACATTCGTATGCCGGAGATGGATGGTGTACAATGTACAAAAATAATAAAAGAGAGTTATCCTAATATTAAGATTATTATTTTAACTTCCTTTGATGATGATGACTATATATTAAGTGCATTAAGAGATGGCGCATCCGGTTATTTGTTAAAAGGTATAACGATTGAGGAATTAGTTGATGCAATACATAAAGTGCATTCAGGCAGTGCTATGATCAATCCGAACATTGCACAAAAATTCATTGAACTGTATTCAGAAATGGCTAAGAACAATCAATTGGTACAAGTAGATAAAAAGGCAATCCATGATGTGACAGAATACGAATGGAATGTGATTAAACATGTTGCAAAAGGTCTATCCAATAAAGAGATTGCATCGAAATTAAAATTATCTGAAGGAACCGTACGTAATTATTTAAGCAATGCATTATATAAACTAAACTTACGTGATCGAACACAACTTGCTTTATGGGCAGTTCAAACAGGTAAGAGTGAAGGATGA
- a CDS encoding sugar ABC transporter ATP-binding protein, protein MEHPIILQMQGITKIFPGVRALDDVTLEVHRGTILSICGENGAGKSTLMKVLSGVYPHGTYEGKIIYMGEEVTFKDIKESEHAGIAIIHQELAMVPELSVTENIFLGNEIIKRGLIDWDAERDHTVEVLKKVGLSVDPDTLIKHLGVGQQQLVEIAKALSKNVKLLILDEPTSALNEADSANLLDLMRGLKDLDITCIMISHKLNEIAAISDAVTVIRDGRTVETYAVEAGQVDEDRIIRAMVGRSIENRFPAHVSNPGEVIFEVSNWRVEDPNNPGRLVCKDSNFNVRAGEIVGFAGLMGAGRTELMRSIFGHNYGIFLGGSIKIKGKEIQVNSVDAAIRQGIAYVPEDRKNLGLNLLNSIRITTVSANLKGILRGGLLDLEKEYDVAEEYRRSLRVKTQSVDRGVATLSGGNQQKVVLGKWMFTGPDVLILDEPTRGIDVGAKYEIYRLIHELADHGKAVIIVSSELPELIGITDRIYTIFEGEITGMIDSKEAQQEILMKMMTSSTSGSESK, encoded by the coding sequence ATGGAACATCCTATAATTCTACAGATGCAAGGTATCACCAAAATTTTCCCGGGCGTTCGGGCCTTAGATGATGTAACACTTGAGGTACATAGAGGTACCATTCTCTCAATTTGTGGTGAGAATGGTGCAGGGAAATCAACCTTAATGAAGGTACTTTCCGGTGTTTATCCTCACGGTACTTATGAAGGAAAAATCATTTATATGGGAGAAGAAGTGACTTTTAAGGACATCAAAGAATCAGAACATGCCGGTATTGCAATTATTCACCAAGAATTGGCAATGGTTCCGGAGCTATCCGTTACTGAAAATATTTTTTTGGGCAACGAGATTATTAAACGTGGGTTGATTGATTGGGACGCAGAACGTGACCATACAGTGGAAGTGCTTAAGAAAGTAGGACTTTCAGTGGATCCGGACACCTTGATTAAGCATTTGGGCGTTGGTCAGCAACAACTGGTAGAAATTGCAAAAGCACTCTCCAAAAATGTAAAGTTGCTTATTCTCGACGAGCCGACCTCAGCGCTCAACGAAGCCGACTCAGCGAACTTACTTGATCTTATGCGTGGACTGAAGGACTTGGACATTACTTGTATCATGATATCTCATAAGCTTAATGAGATAGCAGCGATATCCGATGCAGTTACAGTCATACGTGACGGTCGTACTGTCGAAACCTACGCTGTCGAAGCTGGTCAAGTGGATGAAGACCGCATTATCCGTGCCATGGTAGGACGCTCCATTGAAAATCGTTTTCCGGCGCATGTATCAAATCCCGGTGAAGTGATTTTCGAGGTCTCCAATTGGCGTGTAGAAGACCCTAATAATCCAGGTAGATTGGTTTGTAAGGACTCCAATTTTAATGTCAGAGCAGGCGAGATTGTCGGATTTGCCGGTCTTATGGGTGCAGGAAGAACAGAACTGATGCGGTCTATATTTGGTCATAACTATGGTATCTTCCTTGGAGGTTCTATCAAAATCAAGGGCAAGGAGATTCAGGTTAACTCAGTAGACGCTGCAATCCGTCAAGGCATAGCATATGTACCTGAGGATCGGAAGAATTTGGGTCTTAATCTACTTAATAGCATCCGCATAACCACAGTATCAGCCAATCTAAAAGGGATTTTACGTGGCGGGCTTCTTGATTTGGAAAAGGAATATGATGTTGCCGAAGAGTACCGCCGTTCACTAAGAGTTAAGACTCAAAGTGTTGATCGAGGTGTAGCCACTTTATCAGGAGGAAACCAGCAAAAGGTTGTTCTAGGTAAATGGATGTTTACAGGGCCGGATGTTCTGATTCTTGATGAGCCAACTCGAGGGATTGACGTTGGTGCCAAATACGAAATATACCGCTTAATACATGAACTTGCAGATCACGGAAAAGCAGTCATAATAGTTTCATCCGAGTTGCCCGAGCTCATTGGCATAACGGACAGGATTTATACCATTTTTGAAGGTGAAATAACGGGCATGATAGATAGCAAAGAGGCCCAACAAGAAATTCTCATGAAAATGATGACAAGTAGTACTTCAGGGTCGGAATCTAAATAA
- a CDS encoding sugar ABC transporter permease, with amino-acid sequence MIYIKKILGDKLQDYTMVLALVALAIIFNIISGGKMITSSNFQNLISGNAYVMVLALGMMMVIVIGQIDLSVGSVAGFSGMVMAIAVRDLGLTWWVGVLLSLAVGALIGAWQGLWVAKLGIPGFITTLGGMMIFRGGVIWISKSISVPAPRELKVFGAGHLPEWGPTFTGMNNSTLLLGIIAIAAFAFTQLRKHNRSKKAKELWPVLVRIALVSVVIGYLTWIFGTGRPGTSFPVPGVILVVLVIIYHTITQRTTFGRHIYAVGGNKSAAALSGVKVQRTYFLTMLNMSFLAALAGIMFVGRSNAAGPSDGVGWELDAIASVFIGGAAVSGGVGTIIATMVGGLVMTVLNSGLMLMGVGADRTQVIKGLVLLAAVGIDVFNKKEGRQSIIGRLFPSKSK; translated from the coding sequence ATGATATACATTAAGAAAATACTAGGTGACAAATTGCAGGATTACACTATGGTGCTTGCCTTAGTAGCACTTGCTATCATCTTTAATATTATTTCCGGGGGGAAAATGATTACTTCCTCCAACTTTCAGAACTTAATATCCGGTAATGCCTATGTCATGGTGCTGGCGCTTGGAATGATGATGGTCATTGTAATCGGACAGATTGACTTATCCGTCGGTTCGGTAGCTGGATTCTCAGGTATGGTCATGGCTATTGCCGTACGCGATTTAGGATTAACATGGTGGGTTGGTGTGCTACTTAGCCTTGCAGTAGGGGCCTTAATAGGCGCATGGCAGGGCTTATGGGTGGCCAAACTTGGTATTCCCGGTTTTATTACAACATTGGGTGGCATGATGATCTTTCGTGGTGGGGTTATCTGGATATCAAAGTCGATATCGGTACCGGCACCAAGGGAACTTAAAGTATTCGGTGCTGGACATTTGCCCGAGTGGGGACCAACTTTTACAGGTATGAACAACTCGACGCTACTACTAGGTATCATTGCGATCGCCGCATTTGCTTTTACTCAACTACGTAAACACAATCGGTCCAAAAAAGCAAAGGAACTATGGCCGGTTTTGGTTCGAATTGCCTTAGTCAGTGTTGTTATTGGTTACTTAACATGGATTTTTGGTACAGGACGACCAGGCACTTCATTCCCAGTTCCGGGTGTAATTCTTGTGGTTTTGGTCATTATCTACCATACCATTACCCAGAGAACCACATTTGGTCGTCATATATACGCTGTCGGTGGGAATAAAAGCGCTGCAGCACTCTCTGGGGTTAAAGTTCAAAGAACATACTTCCTGACTATGCTCAATATGTCATTCCTTGCTGCATTGGCTGGCATCATGTTTGTTGGACGCTCTAATGCAGCCGGTCCATCAGATGGTGTTGGATGGGAGTTGGATGCTATTGCATCGGTATTTATTGGAGGTGCAGCTGTTTCAGGTGGTGTTGGAACCATTATTGCAACCATGGTCGGAGGCTTGGTAATGACAGTTCTCAACTCCGGTCTGATGCTCATGGGGGTTGGTGCTGACCGTACTCAAGTTATTAAGGGTCTTGTACTACTTGCGGCTGTTGGTATCGATGTATTCAACAAGAAGGAAGGACGCCAATCCATTATAGGAAGGCTATTTCCTAGCAAAAGTAAGTAA
- a CDS encoding substrate-binding domain-containing protein — MVSLITVMVAGCGKTSERAESETTEAETTETSETTETPEAPAAEEAGFAADAVIGVALPWLGTQNWAEADEMFKSKLEAAGFEAIVQHADNKVPTQQQQIESMVQNGAKVIVVGPVDGSQLGGVLEEAAAAGIFIIGYDRLIENTTAIDGVVQFDSIKTGVLQGEALLAGLAAQKGEGPYNIELFGGGPADPNAPNFFKGAMTVLQPKIDDGTLVVVSGQTDFTQAATMDWDNSKAQARMDSLLSGFYSDKEIHGVLCPNDGIARAVITAAGQAGQDTPVTSGLDAENETVTWIWEDRQYSTIAKPTDTLVSKTIEIIKALQAGNGLPAPDETTDNGMKEVGIYALPPLVVTKENIKEAFANDPGRLELLK, encoded by the coding sequence ATGGTATCTCTTATCACGGTAATGGTGGCAGGTTGCGGTAAAACATCGGAACGTGCTGAATCAGAAACTACTGAAGCAGAGACAACTGAAACAAGTGAAACCACTGAAACTCCTGAGGCACCAGCTGCTGAAGAAGCCGGCTTTGCTGCAGACGCAGTCATCGGCGTTGCACTACCTTGGCTTGGTACTCAGAACTGGGCAGAAGCAGATGAGATGTTCAAAAGCAAATTGGAGGCTGCAGGTTTTGAGGCAATCGTTCAACATGCGGATAACAAAGTTCCAACACAACAACAACAAATTGAGTCCATGGTTCAAAATGGCGCTAAAGTAATCGTTGTTGGTCCTGTTGATGGTTCTCAACTTGGTGGAGTTCTAGAAGAAGCTGCGGCTGCTGGTATCTTTATTATCGGATATGACCGTCTTATTGAAAATACAACAGCTATTGATGGTGTTGTACAGTTTGACAGCATCAAAACAGGCGTACTTCAAGGTGAAGCTTTACTCGCTGGACTTGCAGCACAAAAAGGCGAAGGTCCTTACAACATCGAGTTATTTGGTGGTGGCCCTGCAGACCCTAACGCTCCAAACTTTTTCAAAGGTGCTATGACAGTGCTTCAACCTAAGATTGACGATGGTACTTTAGTTGTAGTCTCAGGTCAAACAGACTTTACTCAGGCTGCTACTATGGACTGGGATAACTCAAAAGCTCAAGCGCGTATGGATTCACTTCTTTCAGGATTCTACTCAGATAAGGAAATTCACGGAGTCCTTTGTCCTAACGACGGAATAGCGCGTGCGGTTATTACTGCAGCTGGACAAGCAGGACAAGATACACCAGTAACTTCAGGACTTGATGCTGAAAACGAGACGGTTACTTGGATTTGGGAAGATAGACAATATTCAACGATTGCAAAACCAACAGATACATTGGTAAGCAAAACAATTGAAATCATCAAAGCACTACAAGCTGGTAATGGATTACCTGCACCTGATGAAACTACTGATAATGGTATGAAAGAAGTAGGCATCTATGCACTTCCACCACTTGTTGTAACTAAAGAAAACATTAAAGAAGCATTTGCAAATGATCCAGGTCGCTTGGAATTACTTAAATAG
- a CDS encoding methyl-accepting chemotaxis protein — translation MLTNKKSKNRGQLLSIKAKLILSHILIAVLPITIIVIILTSQASSSLMDKVNSSNTAYVNKVTNIFNNKLLSIEDNSKMILVDLDMNRVLGKGPSDYDNEFYMMNDRQQNISKKVESMLFTNALIVNIFFIKEDEIIGSVTGDQKDLYKTFADSEEKKIISEAGDNPVWFHDLYGTNDLFLMRNIKKLNSDESIGTMVIEVRKDLLLSDLRISDFNNLDESSLLDLSGQVIMVAKDDGDMKNADFNNELIQKIKADPNETIGSYTTTTGIENESMILFSMLSNGWIYVLKIPTSAILGDITRLKDVALILTIFFMVIAVFIGIFIAISISKPIDYIRKKMKLVEQGDLTVQSKYTGKHEIGQLSQSFNHMMANMRSLIEEVGTVVEQVSINSSELSTISEVSALSSKEVMQAVESVADGASEQAKDAENAALVVRDLVNQFNATEEHFTYVVKATNSTKDASENAESTLDTLNLSTKDTMELSRKIEIDMSKLVGRFEEISGIIGMIDGISEQTNLLSLNAAIEAARAGESGKGFAVVADEVRKLAVQSKEAAKSISHIISDINEAITMTQKMIQEGSTIYTKQEKAVTNTGVIFKEIITNMDTIMHEVNLVYDLLNGLDHVQINATNSITSIAAIAEESAASIEQVLANGQEQLVTVEQLVNVSSQLNNVITILRQQMEQFNIKNK, via the coding sequence GTGCTAACTAATAAAAAAAGCAAAAATAGAGGTCAGTTGCTTTCGATTAAAGCAAAGTTAATTTTGTCACACATCTTGATTGCTGTATTGCCAATAACCATTATTGTCATTATTTTGACCAGTCAGGCTAGTTCTTCATTAATGGATAAAGTTAACAGTTCAAATACAGCCTATGTAAATAAGGTGACAAATATTTTCAATAATAAGCTACTCAGTATTGAAGATAATTCTAAAATGATTCTTGTGGACCTGGATATGAATAGAGTTCTTGGAAAGGGTCCAAGCGATTATGATAATGAATTCTATATGATGAATGACCGACAGCAAAACATATCAAAAAAGGTTGAATCTATGTTATTCACAAACGCTTTAATCGTAAATATATTCTTTATTAAAGAGGATGAAATAATTGGAAGTGTGACAGGGGATCAAAAGGATTTGTACAAAACGTTTGCTGATTCTGAAGAAAAGAAAATAATATCTGAAGCCGGTGATAACCCTGTATGGTTTCATGATCTGTATGGTACAAATGATTTGTTTCTGATGCGCAACATTAAAAAACTAAATTCAGATGAATCAATAGGCACTATGGTTATAGAAGTGAGGAAAGATTTATTGTTAAGTGACTTAAGAATTAGTGACTTTAACAATTTGGATGAATCGTCACTATTAGATCTTTCAGGACAAGTGATTATGGTCGCTAAAGATGATGGGGACATGAAAAATGCAGATTTCAATAATGAATTAATTCAAAAAATTAAAGCGGATCCGAACGAAACTATTGGCTCATACACAACGACTACCGGTATTGAAAATGAATCAATGATTCTGTTTAGTATGCTTAGTAATGGCTGGATATATGTACTAAAAATTCCAACCAGTGCTATATTGGGTGATATTACACGCCTTAAAGACGTGGCTCTGATTTTAACAATATTTTTTATGGTTATTGCAGTATTTATTGGAATTTTCATTGCAATTTCGATATCAAAACCCATAGATTACATACGTAAAAAAATGAAATTAGTTGAACAAGGAGACTTAACAGTTCAATCCAAATATACAGGTAAACATGAGATTGGCCAACTTTCTCAAAGCTTCAACCATATGATGGCTAATATGAGGAGCTTGATTGAAGAAGTAGGGACTGTTGTTGAGCAAGTATCAATAAACTCAAGTGAACTCAGTACTATTTCAGAAGTTTCCGCGTTATCGTCTAAAGAAGTGATGCAAGCCGTTGAATCGGTGGCGGATGGTGCTAGTGAACAAGCAAAAGATGCGGAAAATGCTGCACTTGTCGTTCGGGACTTGGTGAATCAATTTAATGCAACAGAAGAACACTTCACCTATGTTGTAAAAGCTACAAATAGTACAAAAGATGCTAGTGAAAATGCTGAAAGTACTTTAGATACGCTAAATCTGAGCACAAAAGATACAATGGAATTATCAAGGAAAATTGAGATTGATATGTCTAAGTTAGTGGGAAGGTTTGAGGAGATATCCGGTATCATTGGCATGATTGACGGTATTAGTGAGCAAACCAATTTACTTTCTTTAAATGCAGCTATTGAAGCGGCACGTGCTGGCGAATCCGGAAAAGGATTTGCTGTTGTTGCAGATGAAGTTAGAAAGTTAGCCGTTCAATCGAAAGAAGCTGCTAAAAGTATTTCGCATATTATCAGTGACATCAATGAAGCAATAACAATGACACAGAAGATGATTCAAGAAGGCAGTACAATTTATACAAAACAAGAAAAAGCGGTAACGAATACTGGTGTAATATTCAAAGAAATTATTACAAATATGGATACCATAATGCATGAGGTAAATCTTGTGTATGATTTATTAAATGGACTGGATCATGTTCAAATTAATGCTACAAACTCCATTACAAGTATAGCAGCCATAGCTGAAGAGTCTGCGGCTTCTATTGAACAAGTACTTGCAAATGGTCAAGAACAATTGGTAACTGTAGAGCAGCTTGTTAATGTGTCCTCTCAGCTCAACAATGTTATTACTATTTTAAGGCAACAAATGGAACAGTTTAATATTAAAAACAAATAA